The DNA region TGGGTGCTGGTTGTATAATCATGAGCCAGAAGATACCAGGATATAGAAGATCAACAGGGCCGGCATCCTGACGCCCTTTGTAGTCGTTGGACAGCATTGCATTACATCATGACAGTGAAAGTTAATGGCTACCTCAAGAATTCTTGCCTGCTCTAGATCAATCCGACCCTCACAACACCTTCTTCATAGAACGGAGTAGTTCCACACTATGCTaggctgctgttgagcctCAAGATCGCATCTGGTGTGAGCGCCCCTTGCCTAGGAGGATCAATGATCATTAGAGGGTTCCTAGCCTTCCTGATAACTTGCACCCCCACCAGCATATTCCCAATCGGGACTATAAACTATGTTCAAACTGCTGGATAGAGGCGGGCCTATGATCCTCCTGCCTGGGTGAAACATAGACTAGGGAAGAAACATGACCCCAACATTCTGCAGGGATCTTTGCATCAGCCCTATCAGGCGTTGACAGTATGAGCAGGCCGATAGAATGCTGACATGGCGGGAACTCTATGTATGTATGGCGGAACAGTTCCCATGACGCCGGTCAGCAGGCATCGCGCCTCTCGGAAGTCTGAAATCCACGTGCTTCCGTCAGCTCTTGGGGTCGGGTGGCGTGGCTTGCCATTCACCGCCTCTTGGCTGATTATCAGCGAGTACTGGGCCAGTCAGCGCACGCTAGATGCACAGCGCCCTTGAGTCGACGGCTTTTTCCATTGCCGCTGTGGTGGGAATTAAGCGCCCGATGACTAGTAAAGGCCCGATATCCGGGTTGAAGCTTGAACTCACGCTCCGAAGAAGGGTTTACAAGGTTGAAAGAATCTCAGGGAAGGCTCTGGCTCGGCCTGAGCTAGTTTTCTTTTCGCCGTGACTGACGACTGTGGCAGTGCCACAACTCCGCCTTTTGTGTTCACCACTGAGAGCTTGGAAAATGGTCAATTTGGATGCTCTTGCACCATTGATGTAGGCCCCAATTGGCTCAGCTGGTAAGAGCGTCATACTAATATTCCTCTCGAGGTATATCAAGTCATGTGAAGGTTAACAGTTCAACCCTGTTATTGGGcaaacaaacacacaccacacGATTGGTGTCAACTTTTGCAAATTTAAAATGGGATGAAACCTCCACTTTTGCTGATAATTCTGTGGAAATGACAATAAccgatcatcatcacctcgggAACATTTTGTTGCTAGCTCCTGAACAATGTCAACATCCCCTGATCTCCcaggcaacaacaacccctgaGGTACATTTTCTCAAGCGAAGAACCCACAATCTCCCAGTGTCAAGGCTATGCGGGCAAAtttcctctccttcagcgCATTCCTCATGGACAAGAAGTTGGAAAGAATGGCATGAAAGATCTCCATCTGATAACAGCCATAGCTAAAGGCGCATCGCACCACTTCGGCTACAAAATATGCCTTCATCTTGATGTCGGTTGATGCTTCAAAGCCGATCAAGTTCCTGAGTCATGCCTCGTTAGTAAGCCACATACCAAGAGGATGGACAAAGAAGACCTACACCCAGACATAGATGTAcggcaacccaacccaagccTTTAGGCCAATGAACCGGACATTTTCGTAGATAACCTGCAGGTCTTCCTTGTTCGCGCCGTCATCGAAGGCATCCAGTCCCTCCAACAGAGTCCGTCTCATGATCCTGGCCGTCAAGGCACATGTCTCGAGAAACAAGCCAGAGATATCGGAGGCCTCCCATGGTTGATCGATGATACGGTCCAAGTCGACTGTTCCGAGGTGCTGCCAATCGGCCTCATCTTCCCACCCCCGCTCGGATGGTATTTTGAAAAAACGCCTCAAGGAATCCAACGCCGACTGCAACACCTCAGGCAGATCCCCGTGAATGTGTGGCTGGACATACTTATTGGCCAGATCGAATTCGTCGGCGTCACACATTAGGAAGGGGGATGATCTGAACTGCTGGCCCTCGAACGGCCCCACTGTAGCGGCTCGGAGGCTGGTGACTGGGTTCAGAATGTTAAAAACCAAGGGGGCATCCAGGGAAACGCCTTGCAGCATGTCGCCCATTACCACCAAGTGCTGCATTACCACCGGCATTTTGGCTAAGCCCCCTCTGGACTTGATAAACATCTCCACCGCAGCAGAATGTGTGATGGCCCTCGGGCTCAGACGCACCATCTTGTATTCGTTGCCGTTAGTAATCTTCACTTCCTAATCCGGGCCTTCGTATCAGCGAGGGGATTTTACCTCAAACATGGagagcaccaccaccgggtAGACAACCTCGTGGAGCTCTCTCTGCTCCGCCCCGTCGATGAACTTCTGGAGCTCAGACACAGCCCTGTACTCGTAGTAGGGATAGTTCATCTCGTCCCTACCCTTGTATGCGTCCAAGACACCTGCCGTAAGCAGCCAGCCAATGTAGATACAGGCCGACTTTGACATGTCAGGCCTAAAATACGACGGCTGCTTGAACCCCACCAGAACAAACGCCTGGTCGAGGTACGAGGAGTAGTTGTTACATCGGGAGAGGTAATCTTGGAACGTGCGGGCCGACACTCCCGTGGAGTGGGTGGACAGCGGGGGTGCGCCGCACATGTCTCTGATGctggagggaggagcagcaTGACGGGCCCGGCTAGAGATGAGTGCAGGAGcggcgacagcgacagcggcagcggcagcagcagcagcggcggcgcgCTTGCGGCTAGTGTTGGCTCTCGGTGCCTTGGCTAACACCATGGCGGCGGAGTCCTCAGAATCTTCAGAGACATCGGTCGTgcttgggttggggatggcagGAGCAAGCCTGTTGGGGTGTTATAACACCAGGACGAGGTCAGATCTGGGGGTTCCCAAATAGGCAAATGCTCATGAAACGGGTCCACGTGGGGTTCCAAGTAAGACGTACCTGCGCGGATTTAAGCTCAAAACAGTAGCGGATGCTGCCGAGGGACCCGAAGGATTGGTTACACCTGTGTCTAGTGAAGCCATATAGGGCTGATGATTAGCAACCCAACGGCAGGCTCACATGCAGCACTTGTACATCAAGGCGCGACACAAGGTCCAACTTACCACGCTGATGCGCGTTGGCGGCCCTGGCAATTTTCTGTTGGCCGCGGACCGAGACCATGGCCTGGGAACGGACGAGCTGCTTCTGTTTCTTGTCCAGTTTGGGACCGCCATAGTTTACAAAGACCGACATAATGATGTTTGATTCGGAGTGAGGAATCGATGGTCGACAATACTCGTCGGCTGGATCACACAAACAGGAAAGAAGAACTTGTAGCAAGAAAGGTTAAAGGAGAGGTCGAGAGGGACCTTAGTCAGGAATATATGGGATCGAAGAACACTGTTGCTGGCATTAGCGCAAGAGGTTCCTGTACCCCCGTGGTCTCTCGAGAGCGGCGTGCTAAGCGGAGGTGGCGGAGCAGGTCTAAACGAGTCTATGACTGCTCAATATTCCACTTCAGGATCCATTTCTCTCGGCCGATAACTGAGAATCGTGGTCGTCGGGCACCTCAAGACGGTTCGAAAGGTGCATACCGCACCCAGCATTGCGGGTAGAAGCCGCGTTCCGTTGCATTGGAAGTGGGGAGACTGGGCAAAACGATCGTGGAGCTGAAAATACCAAGATCAATGCCAAGGGAAGCCAAGCTTGAGTGCTTGAGAATCGAGTGTTTCAATTGGTGTTGAGCAATATCCATTTTGAGCATAGCTTGGACTGAGGGCAGACAAGGGTTGCGATTGGGTTGTCTCTGATTGTCGACTGCATCGGTCACACAGGGAAGGAAGAACTGTTTAGCAGGGGTGCAAAGGTACGGAGGAAAAAGGCCTGGTTGTTATTCTTAAAGGTCGGAAGACGTGTTGGCATCTTTGATGGCCCCTTGACTGCATGTAAGTGTAGAAGGTATGAGTATGACTATCTTTAGTGGTATGGCAGCCATACTATGGCTGCCTTTAAGACTTGAGAGGGTGGTTCAGCTGACTGAGAGTTAGGTGTACTTCTTAGTGCTAGCTTTCATCATTGTGGCATTACCTTCTGTACAGAAAAATGGGACTGCCCATTCCAAAACTCGTTCCGTGAAGATCATGCTGGTGGTACAAAACATTAGAATTATGGCAGCTCATGTTCCATGCCTCAAGCCGACAAaatcccccaacaaccatcGGAATCCAAAACAGACGTCAAACTTGGCCAGAATCAGCCAAATGTTCCATGCTGTC from Podospora pseudocomata strain CBS 415.72m chromosome 3, whole genome shotgun sequence includes:
- a CDS encoding hypothetical protein (EggNog:ENOG503PWTP); this translates as MSVFVNYGGPKLDKKQKQLVRSQAMVSVRGQQKIARAANAHQRDTGVTNPSGPSAASATVLSLNPRRLAPAIPNPSTTDVSEDSEDSAAMVLAKAPRANTSRKRAAAAAAAAAAVAVAAPALISSRARHAAPPSSIRDMCGAPPLSTHSTGVSARTFQDYLSRCNNYSSYLDQAFVLVGFKQPSYFRPDMSKSACIYIGWLLTAGVLDAYKGRDEMNYPYYEYRAVSELQKFIDGAEQRELHEVVYPVVVLSMFEMVRLSPRAITHSAAVEMFIKSRGGLAKMPVVMQHLVVMGDMLQGVSLDAPLVFNILNPVTSLRAATVGPFEGQQFRSSPFLMCDADEFDLANKYVQPHIHGDLPEVLQSALDSLRRFFKIPSERGWEDEADWQHLGTVDLDRIIDQPWEASDISGLFLETCALTARIMRRTLLEGLDAFDDGANKEDLQVIYENVRFIGLKAWVGLPYIYVWVNLIGFEASTDIKMKAYFVAEVVRCAFSYGCYQMEIFHAILSNFLSMRNALKERKFARIALTLGDCGFFA